The Phragmites australis chromosome 15, lpPhrAust1.1, whole genome shotgun sequence genome window below encodes:
- the LOC133893619 gene encoding mitochondrial import inner membrane translocase subunit TIM10-like: MASSGAPTNMQKEQMFGLAEKEMEYRVDLFNQLTQTCFDKCIEKRHKEAELNMGENSCIDRCVSKYWQVTNLVGQLLGNQPKM, translated from the exons ATGGCCTCGAGTGGTGCGCCGACTAATATGCAGAAGGAGCAG ATGTTTGGATTGGCGGAGAAAGAGATGGAATACAGGGTAGATCTTTTCAACCA GCTTACACAGACATGTTTTGACAAGTGCATCGAGAAGAG GCATAAAGAAGCTGAGCTCAATATGGGTGAGAACAGCTGCATTGACCGATGTGTTTCAAAGTATTGGCAG GTGACTAATTTAGTTGGACAGCTTCTTGGAAATCAGCCTAAAATGTGA